The nucleotide sequence GATAATGTAAATTCAAGAGGCGAGCTATTCACCTTTATATGGGATGATAGTGAGGAGCAAGCTAAGCTTTTAAGTAAAAAAAACGGAGAACGTGTAAAGTTTAAATGGCAAAATGGTGAAGATGATGCAGCTTATTTTGAAATTAGAATTCAGGTAGATGATATTACTAAAGATGTGTCATTAATGGTAACAGATTTTGCTGATAAAGATGAAGTAGATGAAGTAAAAATGCTTTGGGAAAATCAAATTTCAGATTTAAAGCAAGTACTGGGATCAGCATAACTATTCTTATTAAATAAATTATATTTGTCCCGATTTATTCGGGACTTTTTTTATGGTAAATATTAACGGAAACATTTTACAAGAAACAACGGCTTCTCTTCCAATAAATAACAGAGGTTTTAATTATGGGGATGCTGTTTTTGAAACAATTAAAATATCACATTCTAAAATACTTTTTTTTGAAGATCATTATTTTAGATTAATGGCTTCAATGCGTATTTTAAGAATGGAAATACCAATTAGTTTTACTCTAGAATTTCTTGAAAATGAAATTTTAAAGCTTGTTGAGACTAATAATCAAAAACAGAAACCTGTAAGAGCAAAACTAGTTGTTTATAGAGAGAGCGAAGGATTATATACGCCTAGTACTAATGATATTTCTTATCTCATTACTACAAAGATCTTGGATGATGATTTTTATGAGTTTAATGAAGAAACATTTAAAGTGGATCTTTATAAAGATCACTATATATCACCTAGTTTATTATCTACTTTGAAAAGCAATAACAGGCTTATCAATGTAATAGGAGGTATATATGCTAAAGAAAACAAACTCGATAATTGTTTATTGCTAAATACTAATAAAAGTGTTGTTGAAGCGCTAAATTCGAATATCTTTTTAGTTAAAGGGAAAAATATTAAAACACCACCAATAAGTGATGGTTGTGTAAAAGGTA is from Pontimicrobium sp. SW4 and encodes:
- a CDS encoding START-like domain-containing protein, which gives rise to MDDKIKIDLEFPIHASPQLLYQYISTPSGLSEWFADNVNSRGELFTFIWDDSEEQAKLLSKKNGERVKFKWQNGEDDAAYFEIRIQVDDITKDVSLMVTDFADKDEVDEVKMLWENQISDLKQVLGSA
- a CDS encoding aminotransferase class IV: MVNINGNILQETTASLPINNRGFNYGDAVFETIKISHSKILFFEDHYFRLMASMRILRMEIPISFTLEFLENEILKLVETNNQKQKPVRAKLVVYRESEGLYTPSTNDISYLITTKILDDDFYEFNEETFKVDLYKDHYISPSLLSTLKSNNRLINVIGGIYAKENKLDNCLLLNTNKSVVEALNSNIFLVKGKNIKTPPISDGCVKGIMRKQIIEKIRQIPDYTIEETSISPFELQQADELFLTNVISGIQPITNYRKKQFSISFSKSVLAKLNVKVRLT